From Lawsonia intracellularis PHE/MN1-00, the proteins below share one genomic window:
- the ybgF gene encoding tol-pal system protein YbgF — MIWLYRYLIELLEKERYYHTTILCLGWGTMREKVAMVLILGSLLCISGCFGQNTDTLRHQLDQQQEEIRQLKAQLSGVQPAQADTWAQVQSLRQELASITGQIDDFNHATGAVGGIAGLASKVEKNEAAIRKIEKQFDLKLLDDQPAPSSPISNTASPPVTPPQMNSSTGLNNESGAQTNSQPKQSTPNKIDTATVLYDTGVKLFNERKYKEALQSFTDFTNTYGTHKLISNAWFWRGEANYQLGSYPAAALDYEQVISKYPKSGKIVSCYFKQALCFYKTGKKDAAKFRLEEVIKKFPTSPEAKRAKQILKSDF; from the coding sequence TTGATATGGTTATATAGGTACCTTATTGAATTGTTAGAAAAAGAACGATATTATCATACAACAATTTTGTGTTTAGGATGGGGGACTATGAGAGAAAAGGTAGCTATGGTACTTATATTGGGAAGTTTATTATGTATTTCAGGCTGTTTTGGTCAAAATACAGATACATTGCGACATCAGCTTGATCAACAACAGGAAGAAATTCGCCAACTAAAAGCTCAATTGTCAGGGGTACAACCAGCTCAGGCTGATACATGGGCTCAAGTCCAAAGTTTACGTCAAGAACTAGCTAGCATAACAGGGCAAATTGATGACTTCAATCATGCTACAGGCGCAGTTGGAGGTATTGCAGGTTTAGCAAGTAAAGTAGAAAAAAATGAAGCTGCAATTCGAAAGATTGAGAAGCAGTTTGATCTAAAATTGTTAGATGATCAGCCTGCTCCATCTTCACCTATTAGCAATACGGCGAGTCCTCCTGTAACCCCTCCTCAAATGAATTCTAGTACAGGTTTAAATAACGAGTCTGGGGCACAAACTAACTCTCAACCAAAGCAATCAACTCCAAATAAAATAGATACAGCTACTGTCCTTTATGATACTGGGGTAAAACTTTTTAATGAACGTAAGTATAAAGAGGCATTACAGTCTTTTACTGATTTTACTAATACATATGGTACACATAAGCTTATTTCTAATGCTTGGTTTTGGCGTGGTGAGGCTAATTATCAACTAGGTAGTTATCCTGCTGCTGCACTTGATTATGAGCAAGTCATTTCTAAATATCCAAAAAGCGGCAAAATTGTTTCTTGTTATTTTAAGCAAGCATTGTGTTTTTATAAAACAGGGAAAAAAGATGCAGCAAAGTTTAGATTAGAGGAGGTTATTAAAAAGTTCCCAACTTCTCCTGAGGCAAAAAGAGCTAAGCAAATACTAAAATCTGATTTCTGA
- the atpE gene encoding ATP synthase F0 subunit C — MFKGVIGILVTFIALGITSVACAADPVIVGHVVKLDPSSLGLAIFGCAIGMALAALGCGIGQGLGLKGACEGIARNPEASGKIQVALILGLAFIESLAIYALVINLIILFANPFV; from the coding sequence ATGTTCAAAGGTGTTATAGGGATATTAGTAACCTTTATTGCATTAGGTATTACAAGTGTTGCATGTGCAGCAGATCCTGTTATTGTTGGACATGTGGTGAAACTCGACCCTTCTAGTTTAGGTCTAGCAATCTTTGGTTGTGCAATAGGAATGGCTTTAGCTGCACTTGGCTGTGGTATAGGACAAGGTCTTGGTTTAAAGGGTGCATGTGAAGGTATTGCACGTAATCCTGAAGCATCAGGGAAGATACAAGTTGCTCTTATTTTAGGTCTTGCATTTATAGAGTCTTTAGCTATTTATGCTCTTGTTATAAATTTGATTATTTTATTTGCAAACCCTTTTGTATAA
- the lpxB gene encoding lipid-A-disaccharide synthase, whose amino-acid sequence MATVWINAGEVSGDLQASVLLNAMKEYQPDIKAYGMGGEYLKAAGQKNLFSIDELSVLGIAEIFTTIPRAIQILRKIKYELKILRPDVVILVDAPEFNFRIAKIAHELGLLVCYFIPPKVWAWRTSRIHFLKKYVDCIISILPFEPKFYRQFGIEIEYVGNPLTDLVNWPRIEHIQPVEGRIGIMPGSRKKEVERLLPEFSYAAEELYTKYPQLSFYCIKAPNISTSYLKSLWFSSIPLCIETSVDRYSAMRSCEYIIAASGTATLETALVGVPTVVTYKVSSLSALVARLALKVKWVSLPNLILGKEVFPELLQENAKGSKISFILEHWMKQQNITKELQKDLHEIRKQCGEIGSVSQAARIIVQKFLSH is encoded by the coding sequence ATGGCAACAGTGTGGATTAATGCTGGAGAAGTTTCTGGTGACTTACAGGCTTCAGTTTTATTAAATGCAATGAAAGAATATCAGCCTGACATAAAAGCATATGGGATGGGTGGAGAATATCTTAAAGCTGCAGGACAAAAAAATTTGTTTAGTATTGATGAGTTATCAGTTTTAGGTATTGCAGAGATTTTTACAACTATACCACGTGCCATACAGATATTGAGAAAGATAAAATATGAGCTTAAAATACTTCGTCCAGATGTTGTTATTCTTGTAGATGCTCCAGAGTTTAATTTTCGTATAGCTAAAATTGCTCATGAGCTTGGCTTGTTAGTTTGCTATTTTATTCCACCAAAAGTATGGGCATGGAGGACAAGTCGAATCCACTTTTTGAAAAAATATGTAGATTGTATTATTAGTATATTACCTTTTGAGCCTAAATTTTATCGCCAATTTGGGATAGAAATAGAATATGTAGGTAATCCTCTTACTGATCTTGTTAATTGGCCTAGAATAGAGCATATACAACCAGTAGAAGGTCGTATAGGTATTATGCCTGGAAGTAGAAAGAAAGAGGTTGAGCGATTACTTCCCGAGTTTAGCTATGCAGCTGAAGAGCTATATACTAAATATCCTCAATTATCTTTTTATTGTATTAAAGCTCCAAATATTTCTACAAGCTATTTAAAATCACTATGGTTTTCTTCTATCCCGTTATGTATAGAAACATCAGTAGATCGATATTCAGCTATGCGCTCATGTGAATATATTATTGCTGCATCAGGGACAGCAACATTAGAAACTGCATTAGTAGGTGTTCCTACAGTAGTTACATATAAAGTTTCTTCTTTATCAGCACTAGTTGCTCGTTTAGCTTTAAAAGTAAAGTGGGTGAGTTTACCAAACTTGATTTTAGGTAAAGAAGTATTTCCTGAACTTTTGCAAGAAAATGCAAAAGGTTCTAAAATATCTTTTATTTTAGAACATTGGATGAAACAACAAAATATAACAAAAGAACTTCAAAAAGATCTTCATGAGATAAGAAAGCAGTGTGGAGAGATTGGTAGTGTGAGCCAGGCAGCACGAATCATAGTTCAAAAATTTTTGTCTCACTAA
- the rfbB gene encoding dTDP-glucose 4,6-dehydratase — protein MQLLITGGCGFIGTNFIQLALKELKDVYIVNLDNLTYAGNPYNLKEIETTKPDQYLFIHGDIGNATLVQSLLQSYSFDAIINFAAESHVDRSITNALPFITTNILGTQILLDAARAMNVPKFIQISTDEVYGSLGINGKFSEKTPLSPNSPYSASKASADMLVHAAYKTYGINTIITRCSNNYGPYQFPEKLIPLMIHRALMDESLPIYGDGLQVRDWIHVEDHCRGILLVLEKGRPGNIYNFGGSAEQTNLAVVKEILHLLNKPNSLIHHVKDRPGHDRRYAMDFSKAAKELGYMPQITFNKGLAATVNWYLSHRDWVQNILSGDYKEFMNRWYKDRL, from the coding sequence ATGCAATTACTTATAACAGGTGGATGTGGTTTTATTGGAACAAATTTCATCCAACTTGCCCTGAAAGAGTTAAAAGATGTCTATATTGTAAACTTAGATAATCTCACTTATGCAGGGAACCCTTATAATCTAAAAGAGATCGAAACAACAAAACCTGATCAATACCTCTTTATTCATGGTGATATTGGTAATGCAACACTTGTTCAGTCTCTTCTACAGTCCTATTCCTTTGATGCTATTATTAACTTTGCAGCAGAAAGTCATGTTGATCGCTCTATTACAAATGCTCTACCTTTTATTACCACAAACATCCTAGGAACCCAAATTCTTCTAGATGCTGCAAGAGCAATGAATGTTCCAAAATTTATACAAATTTCCACAGACGAAGTATATGGCTCTCTTGGAATTAATGGAAAATTTTCAGAAAAAACACCATTATCCCCTAATAGTCCTTACTCTGCATCTAAAGCAAGTGCTGATATGCTTGTTCATGCAGCATATAAAACATATGGAATAAATACCATTATCACTCGTTGTTCAAATAACTATGGTCCCTATCAATTCCCAGAAAAACTTATTCCACTTATGATTCATCGAGCACTTATGGATGAATCTCTACCTATTTATGGAGATGGACTACAAGTCAGAGACTGGATTCATGTAGAAGATCATTGCCGAGGGATATTACTTGTTCTGGAGAAAGGAAGACCAGGAAATATATATAACTTTGGTGGCTCTGCAGAACAAACCAATCTTGCTGTAGTAAAAGAAATTTTACATCTTCTTAATAAACCAAACTCTCTTATTCATCATGTTAAAGATCGCCCTGGTCATGATCGAAGATATGCTATGGATTTCTCAAAAGCAGCAAAAGAACTTGGATATATGCCACAAATAACATTTAATAAAGGGCTTGCTGCAACAGTAAACTGGTATCTCTCTCATAGAGATTGGGTACAAAATATTCTTTCAGGAGACTATAAAGAATTTATGAATAGATGGTATAAGGATCGCTTGTGA
- the truA gene encoding tRNA pseudouridine(38-40) synthase TruA translates to MPRLKFTLAYVGTAYHGWQTQRRKSLPELPTIQSTLEKVIASIIGKPVRVCGAGRTDAGVHAEGQVAHVDIPESKLKLDWQLVLNASLPKNIRVVHSLYVEDTFHAQHDAVQKLYAYRLWLNHRYTPPVLYPFVWSCGRLDLEAMDKASTFLLGTHNFVSLQNRGTKLLSTVRTISALYREPSQFFSLNESHEVTWFFKADGFLKQMVRNIMGLLVLVGRRKIQPEKIPYILEAKDRRHSAPTAPAHGLTLKKVFYS, encoded by the coding sequence ATGCCACGTTTGAAATTTACATTAGCTTATGTAGGTACAGCATATCATGGTTGGCAAACACAACGTCGAAAAAGCCTTCCAGAGTTACCGACTATTCAATCTACATTAGAAAAGGTTATTGCATCTATTATTGGAAAACCAGTTCGTGTATGTGGTGCTGGACGTACAGATGCTGGTGTTCATGCTGAAGGTCAAGTTGCTCACGTAGATATTCCAGAATCAAAATTGAAGCTTGATTGGCAGCTAGTACTTAATGCAAGTCTACCTAAAAATATCCGTGTTGTACATTCTTTATATGTAGAAGATACATTCCATGCACAACATGATGCTGTACAAAAGCTTTATGCATATCGTTTGTGGCTTAATCATCGATATACTCCCCCTGTTCTATATCCGTTTGTATGGTCTTGTGGTAGATTAGATCTTGAAGCAATGGATAAAGCAAGCACATTTCTTTTAGGGACACATAATTTTGTAAGTTTACAGAATAGAGGAACTAAGTTGTTATCTACTGTAAGAACTATATCTGCTCTTTACAGAGAGCCCTCACAGTTTTTTTCATTGAATGAAAGTCATGAAGTGACATGGTTTTTTAAAGCAGATGGTTTTTTAAAGCAAATGGTAAGAAATATAATGGGACTTCTTGTACTAGTTGGTCGTAGGAAAATACAACCTGAAAAGATACCTTATATTTTGGAGGCAAAAGACAGAAGACATAGTGCACCTACTGCTCCTGCTCATGGGTTGACCTTGAAAAAAGTTTTTTATTCTTAA
- a CDS encoding ATP synthase subunit I, with product MSRIKRLLHLLELIYWKREIYSPEIRKIFVWQTNIICVSFIIGIGTFFYSKWMIWFSIVALISLWNFYMLVKQVMKVVNKPLIASLHISFLINTTLRILITCLLGYIALVNLRAPALAVLLGFCSIIICILGINIKALFSKKQLNVFHIDCEENSN from the coding sequence ATGAGTAGGATAAAGAGACTACTTCATCTACTTGAGTTAATTTATTGGAAAAGAGAAATTTATAGTCCTGAAATACGAAAAATATTTGTTTGGCAAACAAATATTATCTGTGTATCATTTATTATTGGTATAGGTACATTTTTTTATTCTAAGTGGATGATATGGTTTTCTATTGTTGCGCTAATTTCTTTATGGAATTTTTATATGTTGGTAAAGCAGGTAATGAAAGTTGTAAATAAACCATTGATAGCTTCATTACATATTTCTTTTTTAATAAATACAACATTACGGATCTTGATTACATGTCTATTAGGGTATATAGCCTTAGTAAACCTTCGTGCTCCTGCTTTAGCAGTATTGTTAGGTTTTTGTTCTATTATAATATGTATACTAGGTATAAATATAAAGGCGCTATTTTCAAAAAAACAGTTGAATGTTTTTCACATAGACTGTGAAGAAAATAGTAACTAG
- a CDS encoding redox-sensing transcriptional repressor Rex: MFPLKSERIPLATIRRLALYVQVLEDIERNNTEVISSKPLAEACGVNASQLRKDLAYFGEFGVRGVGYDVTSLIKAIKVSLGVNREWKVALIGIGNLGRALLNYEEFKHRGFHIIGAYDCDPFKIGEHVYGLEVTCTTKLKENVRKQKIELGIITTPPERAQKAADSLVDAGVRGILNFVSARIQVPEHVIVEYVNFFHYLYSLAFKTSIA; this comes from the coding sequence ATGTTTCCTCTTAAAAGTGAAAGAATTCCTTTAGCCACAATTCGAAGGCTTGCTTTATATGTTCAGGTTCTTGAAGATATAGAACGTAATAATACAGAAGTTATTTCTTCTAAACCATTAGCAGAAGCGTGTGGTGTAAATGCCTCACAGCTTCGTAAAGATTTAGCTTACTTTGGTGAATTTGGTGTTAGAGGTGTTGGGTATGATGTAACAAGTCTTATTAAAGCTATTAAAGTATCCCTTGGCGTTAACCGTGAATGGAAAGTAGCTCTTATTGGCATAGGAAATCTTGGAAGAGCATTATTGAATTATGAAGAATTTAAGCATCGTGGCTTTCATATTATTGGAGCATATGATTGTGATCCTTTCAAGATTGGAGAGCATGTTTATGGTCTTGAAGTTACTTGTACAACCAAGTTAAAAGAGAATGTAAGAAAACAAAAAATTGAATTAGGTATTATTACAACGCCTCCAGAGCGTGCTCAAAAAGCAGCAGATTCTCTTGTTGATGCAGGTGTGCGTGGTATTCTTAATTTTGTTTCTGCAAGAATTCAGGTTCCTGAGCATGTTATTGTAGAATATGTTAATTTTTTTCACTATTTGTATTCGTTAGCTTTCAAAACTTCTATTGCTTAG
- the lspA gene encoding signal peptidase II, which produces MRYCIISLVALIIFLADQLTKFWITHIIPLYSSINVIPDFFDLVNIRNRGAAFGFLNRSDIEWQFWLFLGATFWAIVIIFFLARSAHSNERFLFWGLGCILGGALGNLFDRLRIRAVIDFLDFYIGDWHWPAFNVADIAICCGGFLVLISMWHNEKIKRNTIKE; this is translated from the coding sequence ATGCGATATTGTATAATTAGTTTAGTTGCACTTATTATTTTTTTAGCTGATCAGCTTACAAAATTTTGGATAACCCATATCATTCCTTTGTATAGTTCGATTAATGTTATTCCTGATTTTTTTGATTTAGTGAACATCCGTAATAGAGGTGCTGCATTTGGTTTTCTAAATCGATCTGATATTGAATGGCAGTTTTGGTTATTTTTAGGTGCAACGTTTTGGGCCATAGTAATCATCTTTTTTTTAGCACGTTCTGCACATTCTAATGAAAGATTTTTATTTTGGGGACTTGGCTGTATCTTAGGTGGTGCTTTAGGAAATCTTTTTGATCGACTCAGGATACGAGCTGTAATAGATTTTTTGGATTTTTATATTGGTGACTGGCATTGGCCTGCTTTTAATGTCGCAGATATAGCGATTTGTTGTGGTGGTTTTTTAGTCCTTATTTCTATGTGGCATAATGAGAAAATTAAGAGAAATACTATAAAAGAATAA
- a CDS encoding MotE family protein → MTKQPQSDSTLRLSRLCRWILILGTFKLLFLGSMFIFSEPQVVIVANKEEEIKENKSPDTSIKNFVTKKVESPLAYAQPTTAVNVTPPAPKVRQNTSPFSQDIQPFGDTANNLGEAYPVTIPKADPNNISTRPDEALVTPAPAPKLNPFVPKDSVQRKQEELNRREQELLSLQQQMQSRLDELHALEGKIQKMLDEANNVKDQKLTHLIDVYSNMKPKQAADVLATLDPKIAVKILSGMRGRQAGEVLTYMAPEPAAKLSEMLSRTQLPN, encoded by the coding sequence ATGACGAAACAGCCTCAATCAGATTCAACTCTAAGACTTTCTAGACTATGTCGTTGGATTTTGATCCTTGGGACATTTAAATTATTATTTTTAGGTTCTATGTTTATTTTTTCTGAGCCTCAAGTAGTTATAGTTGCAAATAAGGAAGAGGAAATAAAAGAAAATAAGAGCCCTGATACTTCTATTAAAAATTTTGTTACAAAAAAAGTAGAAAGTCCATTAGCATATGCCCAACCAACTACAGCAGTAAATGTTACTCCTCCTGCTCCTAAAGTACGTCAGAATACATCTCCTTTTTCTCAAGATATTCAGCCATTTGGGGACACAGCAAATAATTTAGGAGAGGCATATCCAGTAACAATTCCAAAAGCAGATCCTAATAATATTTCAACAAGGCCTGATGAAGCTCTTGTAACACCAGCGCCAGCACCAAAATTAAACCCTTTTGTTCCTAAAGACTCTGTCCAGCGTAAACAAGAAGAGCTTAATCGACGTGAACAAGAACTTTTATCTTTACAGCAACAGATGCAGTCTCGTTTGGATGAATTGCATGCTCTTGAAGGAAAAATTCAGAAGATGTTAGATGAGGCTAATAATGTTAAAGATCAAAAACTAACACATCTTATAGATGTATACTCTAATATGAAGCCAAAACAGGCAGCTGATGTTTTAGCTACGCTTGATCCAAAAATTGCAGTCAAAATATTGTCTGGTATGCGTGGCCGTCAAGCAGGAGAAGTTTTAACATATATGGCACCAGAGCCAGCAGCGAAACTCTCTGAAATGTTAAGTCGAACCCAACTTCCTAATTGA
- a CDS encoding AtpZ/AtpI family protein, whose protein sequence is MSKKDQYTQQSTSKSILCLMLTAGSIGVHLISGMLVGVLFGYSIDFCLDSYPWFSGIGLLFGIIAGFRLIWIDTKKMIHKDPYE, encoded by the coding sequence ATGTCAAAAAAAGATCAGTATACTCAACAAAGCACTTCTAAAAGTATATTATGCCTAATGTTGACTGCAGGTTCTATTGGAGTACATTTGATTTCAGGTATGTTGGTAGGCGTCTTATTTGGCTATAGTATTGACTTTTGCCTTGATAGTTATCCATGGTTCAGTGGTATTGGGCTGTTATTTGGTATTATTGCAGGTTTTCGTCTTATATGGATAGATACAAAAAAAATGATACATAAGGACCCATATGAGTAG
- the rfbD gene encoding dTDP-4-dehydrorhamnose reductase, with the protein MNNKVALVLGGNTGLLGKSLVRCLQQKNWDVHTLGREDGDILQPDFLSNYIDKCSPNAIFNTIAWTQVDLAETHSNDALLINRTLPSLLGTILKGTSTHLIQFSTDFVFDGTKNVPYVEEDVPYPLSVYGSSKLAGEQAILQLKLENYSIIRTSWLFGPGRKNFIQTILELAKTKNFLHVVHDQIGSPTYTPDLAEASISLVENKGKGIFHIANSGQASWCEFAAEAIRQANLSCTIQGISTNEWGKNIAKRPAYSVLNCERYRQITGISIRPWPQALREYIFTYFLPMET; encoded by the coding sequence GTGAATAATAAAGTAGCTCTTGTCCTTGGTGGAAATACAGGTTTACTTGGCAAGTCTCTTGTTAGGTGCCTTCAACAAAAAAACTGGGATGTACATACACTTGGTAGAGAAGATGGAGATATTTTACAACCAGATTTTCTGAGTAATTACATTGATAAATGTTCTCCTAATGCTATCTTTAATACCATTGCATGGACTCAAGTAGATCTTGCAGAAACACATAGTAATGATGCATTACTTATTAATAGAACACTTCCCTCATTATTAGGTACAATTTTAAAAGGAACATCTACTCATCTTATACAATTTAGTACAGACTTTGTTTTTGATGGGACAAAAAATGTCCCATACGTAGAAGAAGACGTACCATATCCTCTCTCTGTATATGGCTCTAGTAAGCTTGCTGGTGAACAAGCTATACTTCAACTTAAATTAGAAAACTATTCTATTATTAGAACATCTTGGCTATTTGGGCCAGGACGAAAAAATTTTATACAAACAATCTTAGAACTAGCAAAAACTAAAAACTTTCTACATGTTGTACATGATCAAATTGGCTCTCCAACCTATACACCGGATCTAGCAGAAGCCTCTATATCTCTAGTAGAAAACAAAGGAAAAGGAATATTCCATATCGCTAATAGTGGACAAGCATCTTGGTGTGAGTTTGCAGCAGAAGCTATTCGACAAGCAAACTTATCTTGTACAATACAAGGTATTTCCACTAATGAGTGGGGGAAAAACATTGCAAAACGCCCTGCCTATTCTGTGTTAAACTGTGAACGTTACCGTCAAATAACAGGTATTTCTATCCGTCCTTGGCCCCAAGCTTTACGTGAATATATTTTTACATATTTTCTACCTATGGAAACCTAA
- the atpB gene encoding F0F1 ATP synthase subunit A yields the protein MAEQLPEPVLLSELLHMDKVTIAGQLVEFRHVFYTWIAMLILFIVGLIVRRKLTLVPGRLQNFFEVLISSFENFTVINIGEEGRKFFPVLIGIFLLIAVENLLGLIPLCDAPTANINTNIGMAIFVFLYYNYEGIKKWGFHYIHHFMGPSIVLAPFMIILECISHLARPLSLTLRLFGNIKGEEIVLLLFFLMAPLVGTIPVYFLFLLAKLLQAFIFYILTLIYLKGALESAH from the coding sequence ATGGCTGAACAACTTCCTGAACCAGTTCTTTTATCTGAATTGCTTCATATGGATAAAGTTACTATTGCTGGTCAGCTAGTTGAATTTAGACATGTATTTTATACTTGGATTGCAATGTTGATCCTTTTTATTGTAGGATTGATTGTCCGGCGTAAATTGACACTTGTTCCAGGGAGATTGCAGAATTTTTTTGAAGTTCTTATTAGTAGCTTTGAAAATTTTACTGTAATCAATATAGGCGAGGAGGGACGTAAATTTTTTCCTGTTCTTATAGGTATATTTTTACTTATTGCAGTTGAAAATTTATTGGGGCTTATACCTTTGTGTGATGCTCCTACAGCTAATATTAATACAAATATTGGTATGGCTATATTTGTATTTCTTTATTACAATTATGAAGGGATTAAAAAGTGGGGGTTCCATTATATCCATCATTTTATGGGACCGAGTATAGTCCTAGCTCCTTTTATGATAATTTTAGAGTGTATTTCTCATCTAGCACGGCCATTATCACTTACACTACGTCTTTTTGGTAATATTAAAGGTGAAGAGATAGTCTTACTTCTATTTTTTCTTATGGCCCCATTAGTAGGCACAATACCAGTATATTTTTTATTTTTACTTGCTAAATTGTTACAAGCATTTATTTTTTATATTCTTACTTTGATCTATTTAAAAGGCGCATTAGAGTCTGCTCATTGA
- a CDS encoding 4Fe-4S dicluster domain-containing protein, with the protein MGKYRFIMHEENCINCKACENVCRTTHDTAPGLWLGKLLYTTPEGKMEAQVKFRACPQCNHAKCVSACPTGALIMRDLDGIVYVDVDKCTGCGLCLIACPHDLLWKDPRTGKIVKCDMCYERMDQGLEPSCIASCPTNALELIERKPGEPLHKIHHKK; encoded by the coding sequence ATGGGTAAATATCGTTTTATAATGCATGAAGAGAATTGTATAAACTGTAAAGCTTGTGAAAATGTTTGTAGAACTACACATGATACAGCTCCAGGATTATGGTTAGGGAAACTGCTTTATACAACGCCAGAAGGTAAAATGGAAGCACAAGTAAAGTTTAGAGCTTGTCCTCAGTGTAATCATGCTAAGTGTGTATCTGCTTGTCCAACAGGTGCGCTTATTATGAGAGACTTAGATGGGATTGTATATGTTGATGTAGATAAATGCACAGGATGTGGATTATGTCTAATAGCATGCCCCCATGATCTTCTTTGGAAAGATCCTAGGACAGGGAAAATTGTAAAGTGTGATATGTGTTATGAAAGAATGGATCAAGGTCTAGAGCCTAGCTGTATAGCAAGTTGTCCTACAAATGCATTGGAACTTATTGAAAGAAAACCAGGAGAGCCTTTACATAAGATCCATCATAAAAAATGA
- the fliJ gene encoding flagellar export protein FliJ, whose protein sequence is MAAFRFSLQQVLDYREQLSEQARVELAKVTAAVISEERKVKELQEAIHTQETNLRALDLNNIGERWLLENFIKGLQEDLRISLAQLQTLQNALKEAQGKVAQLAKEHKVLEKLKSKQAERHAKSERQKEQQNYDETASIRFNSKTF, encoded by the coding sequence ATGGCTGCTTTTCGATTCTCTCTACAGCAAGTGTTAGATTATCGAGAACAGTTATCTGAACAAGCTCGTGTAGAGTTAGCAAAAGTAACAGCAGCAGTTATTTCTGAAGAAAGAAAAGTAAAAGAGCTTCAAGAAGCTATTCATACTCAAGAGACTAATTTAAGAGCTCTTGATCTAAATAATATAGGGGAGCGGTGGTTATTAGAAAATTTTATTAAAGGTCTTCAAGAAGACTTACGTATTAGTTTAGCTCAACTTCAAACTTTACAGAATGCATTAAAAGAAGCACAGGGAAAAGTAGCTCAACTTGCTAAAGAACATAAGGTATTAGAAAAACTTAAATCTAAGCAGGCAGAACGTCATGCAAAGAGTGAACGTCAAAAAGAACAACAAAACTATGACGAAACAGCCTCAATCAGATTCAACTCTAAGACTTTCTAG
- a CDS encoding protein phosphatase CheZ, with protein MPDPKSILQDDTIQKVVTDVTDKILKELYEILASELAPKISSTLIQPFLESKFYQRISNDMQDGLKRIYKEISTISDSPVNTVSVDKVKTESLFHEASEQLSEVLKQTEKAAIAIMEVVEQDIVLQEEATTLLTKLNSSHINIDPDFIRLKEIIHLFGEHLSSVMLSLSFQDLTGQRIKRAVSALKEIEKTVVELYLSAGLLMQARDKNPNKSIDEIEADTRQQVLALKDIQIIGSELKGPTSGVAQKDIDELMAKLGMD; from the coding sequence ATGCCAGATCCAAAAAGTATATTGCAAGATGATACAATCCAAAAAGTTGTGACTGATGTTACAGATAAAATTCTTAAGGAGTTATATGAAATTCTTGCCTCTGAGTTAGCACCAAAAATTTCCTCTACGCTTATACAACCATTTTTAGAAAGCAAATTTTATCAGCGTATTAGTAATGATATGCAAGATGGGTTAAAACGTATTTATAAGGAAATTTCTACTATAAGTGATAGTCCTGTAAATACAGTCTCTGTAGATAAAGTGAAAACAGAATCCCTTTTTCATGAGGCATCAGAACAACTTTCAGAAGTCCTTAAGCAGACAGAAAAGGCTGCTATAGCTATTATGGAGGTTGTTGAGCAAGATATAGTGTTACAGGAAGAAGCTACAACATTGCTTACCAAACTTAACTCTTCCCACATTAATATTGATCCAGATTTTATTCGTCTTAAAGAGATTATTCATCTATTTGGAGAACATCTTAGTAGTGTTATGCTTTCTTTAAGCTTTCAAGATCTCACAGGCCAGAGGATTAAAAGAGCTGTTTCAGCATTGAAAGAAATAGAAAAGACAGTTGTAGAACTTTATTTATCAGCAGGATTATTAATGCAAGCTCGTGACAAAAATCCAAATAAGAGTATAGACGAAATTGAAGCTGATACACGGCAACAAGTTTTGGCATTAAAGGACATACAAATTATAGGTTCTGAGCTAAAAGGACCAACTTCTGGTGTAGCACAAAAAGATATTGATGAACTTATGGCAAAATTAGGTATGGACTAG